A stretch of Lagopus muta isolate bLagMut1 chromosome 9, bLagMut1 primary, whole genome shotgun sequence DNA encodes these proteins:
- the TBL1XR1 gene encoding F-box-like/WD repeat-containing protein TBL1XR1 has protein sequence MSISSDEVNFLVYRYLQESGFSHSAFTFGIESHISQSNINGALVPPAALISIIQKGLQYVEAEVSINEDGTLFDGRPIESLSLIDAVMPDVVQTRQQAYRDKLAQQQAAAAAAAAATNQQGSAKNGENTANGEENGAHTIANNHTDMMEVDGDVEIPPNKAVVLRGHESEVFICAWNPVSDLLASGSGDSTARIWNLSENSTSGSTQLVLRHCIREGGQDVPSNKDVTSLDWNSEGTLLATGSYDGFARIWTKDGNLASTLGQHKGPIFALKWNKKGNFILSAGVDKTTIIWDAHTGEAKQQFPFHSAPALDVDWQSNNTFASCSTDMCIHVCKLGQDRPIKTFQGHTNEVNAIKWDPTGNLLASCSDDMTLKIWSMKQDSCVHDLQAHNKEIYTIKWSPTGPGTNNPNANLMLASASFDSTVRLWDVDRGICIHTLTKHQEPVYSVAFSPDGRYLASGSFDKCVHIWNTQTGALVHSYRGTGGIFEVCWNAAGDKVGASASDGSVCVLDLRK, from the exons GGTTTTCCCATTCAGCATTTACCTTTGGTATAGAGAGCCATATCAGCCAGTCCAATATAAATGGTGCTCTGGTGCCACCAGCTGCTTTGATTTCCATCATTCAGAAAGGTCTGCAGTATGTAGAGGCGGAAGTCAGTATTAATGAG GATGGTACCTTGTTTGATGGTAGGCCGATAGAGTCTCTCTCACTGATAGATGCAGTGATGCCTGATGTGGTACAGACAAGACAGCAGGCCTACAGAGATAAACTTGCacaacagcaggcagcagctgctgcagctgcagctgcaacaAACCAACAGGGATCAGCAAAAAATGGTGAAAATACCGCAAATGGGGAAGAGAATGGAGCACATACTATAGCAA ATAATCACACAGATATGATGGAAGTAGATGGTGATGTCGAAATCCCTCCCAACAAAGCAGTGGTGCTGCGTGGCCATGAATCTGAAGTATTCATCTGTGCCTGGAATCCCGTTAGTGACCTTTTGGCCTCAGG ATCCGGAGATTCAACAGCACGGATATGGAACCTCAGTGAGAACAGCACAAGCGGCTCTACGCAGCTGGTACTTCGACACTGTATACGAGAAGGAGGGCAGGATGTACCAAGCAACAAAGATGTGACATCCCTAGATTGGAAC AGTGAAGGTACACTTCTAGCAACTGGGTCTTACGATGGCTTTGCGAGGATATGGACTAAAGATG GTAATCTTGCCAGCACCTTAGGGCAACATAAAGGTCCTATATTTGCGTTAAAATGGAACAAGAAAGGAAACTTCATTTTAAGTGCAGGAGTGGACAAG ACCACAATTATTTGGGATGCCCACACTGGTGAAGCCAAGCAGCAGTTTCCGTTTCATTCTG CACCAGCATTAGATGTTGATTGGCAGAGCAACAACACATTTGCCTCTTGCAGCACAGACATGTGCATTCATGTCTGTAAACTAGGACAAGATAGGCCCATCAAAACCTTCCAGGGTCACACA AACGAAGTAAACGCAATCAAATGGGATCCAACTGGTAATCTTCTGGCATCCTGTTCAGATGATATGACTCTAAAG ATCTGGAGTATGAAGCAAGACAGTTGTGTCCATGACTTACAAGCACACAACAAAGAAATTTATACTATCAAATGGAGTCCTACGGGACCAGGAACAAATAATCCAAATGCCAATCTTATGTTAGCAAG TGCATCCTTTGATTCTACTGTTCGGTTATGGGATGTAGACAGAGGAATCTGTATTCATACTCTGACAAAGCATCAAGAACCTGTGTACAGTGTAGCTTTCAGTCCTGACGGCAGGTACCTGGCCAGCGGCTCCTTTGATAAATGTGTACACATCTGGAACACACAG ACAGGTGCGCTAGTTCACAGTTATAGGGGAACAGGAGGGATTTTTGAGGTTTGCTGGAATGCAGCAGGAGACAAAGTTGGAGCAAGTGCTTCAGATGGTTCA gTTTGTGTATTAGACCTACGGAAATAG